A portion of the Candidatus Neomarinimicrobiota bacterium genome contains these proteins:
- the alc gene encoding allantoicase — protein sequence MTAPAPFAGLIDLAAERLGGRALEANDEFFAPKENLLKPGRGISKPDEYTDRGKWMDGWETRRRRTPGHDWCVIRLGLPGIIRSVNIDTHHFLGNHPTHASLDAGVGDPTGSLPTGAQWVEILPRSPLAPDLQNMFPLDDDQRWTHVRLNIYPDGGVARLRTYGMVAPDWASYAAGTVIDLAAVEHGGLALDCSDMFFSTMQNLIMPGPALNMGDGWETKRRRGPGHDWTIIRLGRPGTIEKVVVETTHFKGNYPDQCSLEGCFQPDTDDQAFDSAAVAWRELLPKSRLTGHSRHEFTSVLADIGDSTHLRLNIYPDGGIARLRALGLPKLTSNPPALPAT from the coding sequence ATGACCGCTCCGGCTCCATTCGCGGGACTCATTGACCTGGCAGCCGAGCGCTTGGGCGGCCGGGCGCTGGAGGCCAACGATGAGTTTTTTGCCCCCAAGGAAAACCTCCTCAAGCCCGGTCGGGGCATATCCAAACCCGACGAATACACCGACCGTGGCAAGTGGATGGACGGCTGGGAAACCCGCCGGCGGCGGACCCCCGGCCACGACTGGTGCGTGATCCGGCTGGGGCTGCCCGGCATTATCCGCAGCGTCAACATCGACACCCACCACTTTCTTGGCAACCATCCGACCCACGCATCCCTGGATGCCGGCGTCGGTGACCCCACCGGGTCCCTCCCCACCGGGGCACAGTGGGTCGAAATCCTGCCCAGGTCGCCCCTGGCTCCGGATCTGCAGAACATGTTCCCCCTTGATGATGACCAGCGTTGGACCCACGTGCGCCTCAACATTTACCCCGACGGAGGCGTCGCCCGCCTCCGCACGTACGGCATGGTCGCGCCGGACTGGGCCAGCTATGCTGCGGGCACGGTTATCGACCTCGCGGCCGTGGAGCACGGCGGCCTGGCCCTGGACTGCAGCGATATGTTTTTCAGCACCATGCAAAACCTGATCATGCCGGGGCCAGCCCTGAATATGGGCGACGGCTGGGAGACGAAACGGCGGCGCGGACCCGGTCACGATTGGACCATTATCAGGCTGGGCCGTCCAGGCACCATCGAAAAGGTGGTCGTGGAGACCACCCATTTCAAGGGCAACTATCCCGACCAGTGCTCGCTCGAGGGCTGCTTTCAGCCGGACACGGACGACCAGGCCTTTGACAGCGCGGCGGTCGCCTGGCGCGAGCTGCTCCCCAAATCCAGACTCACCGGCCACAGCCGACATGAGTTCACCTCCGTACTGGCTGACATCGGCGACAGTACCCATCTGCGGCTGAATATCTACCCCGATGGCGGTATCGCACGGCTCAGGGCCTTGGGCTTACCAAAACTCACCAGCAACCCTCCCGCGCTGCCCGCCACGTAG
- the uraD gene encoding 2-oxo-4-hydroxy-4-carboxy-5-ureidoimidazoline decarboxylase: MNRAAPEAARRKFLTCCGSQKWSDQMLALRPFADEEQLLQAAGTIWERLSPDDWLEAFAQHPKIGAVDSQRTRFPATGRWAAGEQRGVAAASDGTLAELAAGNRRYQDRFGYIYIVSATGKSAGQLLANLKERLVNDPDTELQIAAREQLEITRLRLRKLIRI; this comes from the coding sequence ATCAATCGCGCCGCTCCTGAGGCGGCCCGCCGTAAGTTCCTCACCTGCTGCGGGTCCCAAAAGTGGTCGGACCAGATGCTGGCGCTGCGGCCCTTTGCGGATGAGGAGCAGTTGCTCCAGGCCGCTGGGACCATCTGGGAGCGGCTCTCACCGGATGACTGGCTGGAAGCCTTCGCCCAGCACCCCAAAATCGGTGCCGTGGACAGCCAGCGAACCCGTTTCCCGGCGACCGGCCGTTGGGCTGCGGGAGAGCAGCGCGGTGTCGCCGCCGCATCCGACGGCACGCTGGCGGAGCTGGCCGCCGGCAACCGTCGCTACCAGGACCGCTTCGGCTACATCTATATCGTGTCGGCCACCGGCAAAAGTGCCGGCCAGCTGCTGGCCAATCTCAAGGAGCGGCTGGTCAACGACCCGGACACCGAACTGCAGATCGCCGCGCGTGAGCAGCTCGAAATCACCCGCCTGCGATTGCGCAAACTCATCCGTATCTAA